A segment of the Brevundimonas sp. M20 genome:
TTTCGGTGATCTTCCACCAGGTCAGCTACCAGACCGTAGGCCTGTCCACTTTGCAGTCCAGGGCGACGGCGGGCCTGATCGACGGCGTCTTCGTCTTCTGCCTGCCCGGCTCCAACGGGGCGGTTCGCGACGGCTGGGACAAGGTCATCCGCTGGCAACTCGACAGCCGTCACAAGCCCTGCAACATGGTCGAACTGATGCCCCGGCTGCTGGAGCAATGATGGCGGATCCGAACGCGCCCGCCGGGACCGACCTCACCCATATCGACGCCGACGGGCGCGCCCGCATGGTCGATGTCTCGGACAAGGCGGTGACGACGCGCGAGGCGACGGCGCGAGGCCGGATCGTAATGCGGCCCGAGACCCTGGCGCTGGCCCTGTCGGGCGGCGGAACGAAGGGCGACGTCCGCGCCGTGGCGGAGATCGCCGGCGTCATGGCGGCGAAGCGAACCTCCGACCTGATCCCGATGTGCCACCCCCTGATGCTGACCTCGGTCAAGGTCGCCGTCCGGCCGACCGACGACGGTTCGGGCCTCGAGGCGACGGCGACGGCCCGGACCCAGGGTCAGACGGGTGTCGAGATGGAGGCCCTGACGGCGGCCTCCGTCACCCTCCTGACCCTCTACGACATGCTCAAGGCCGTCGACCGCGAGATGACGATCACCGACATCGCCCTCTTGGCCAAGTCCGGCGGCGCCTCCGGCGACTGGGGCCGGCCGTGAGCCTGCCTTCGGTCGAGACCGCTCGCACGATTATGCTTGCGGGGATCGTTCCGCTGGCGGCGGAAGCCGTCCCCCTTGCCGAGGCCGACGGAGGCTGGCTGGCGGAGCCGGTCACGGCCAGACGCGATCAGCCGCCCTTCGACGCCTCGGCCATGGACGGCTGGGCCGTTCGCGGCGCCGACGTCGGACCGGGCGCGCGGCTCGAGATCGTGGGCGAAAGCGCCGCGGGCCACGATGCGGGCGTGACCCTTCATCCGGGCCAGGCCGCCCGCATCTTCACCGGGGCCGCCCTCCCCCCCGGCGCCGATCGGGTGGTGATCCAGGAGGAGGCCGAACGCGACGGCGAGAACGTCGTCCTGACCGCAGCCCCGGACACCCCGGCCTGGGTCCGTCCGCGCGGCTGCGACTTCCAGGCCGGCACGGTCCTGCTCGAGGCCGGGACCCGGCTCAATCCCTGGCGTCTGGCCCTCGCCGCCTCGGCGGGCCGCGCGACGGTCGTCTGCCGGCGCCGGCCGGTGGTCGCCCTCCTCTCGACCGGCGACGAACTCGTCGCCCCCGGAACCCCCGCCGGCCCGCACCAGATCTACGACGCCTGCGCCCCGGCCCTGACGGCCTTCGTCCGCCGCAGCGGCGGAACGGTCGTCCACCTCGGCCCGGCCCGGGACGACGAGGCCTCAATCCTGGCCGCCGTCGACGGCGGCGCCTTCGATCTTCTGGTGACGGTCGGCGGCGCCTCCGTCGGCGACCACGACCGCGTCAAGCCGGCGATCCGCTCGGCGGGCGGGCGGCTCTCGGTCGAAGGCGTCGCCGTGCGCCCCGGCAAGCCCGTCTGGTTCGCGCGCCTGGCCGACGGCCGGCCCCTGCTGGGCCTGCCGGGCAATCCCGCCTCAGCCCTGGTCTGCGCAGAGCTGTTCCTTGGTCCCCTGATCGCGGCCCTTCAGGGCGGCTTACCTAACCTTGAGGTCGACCGGGCGGTGCTCGCCGGTCCGCTCGCGGCCAACGGCCCCCGAGAGCACTATATGCGCGCCGTGATCGAGACCGGGCCCGACGGCGTCCGCCGCGCGCGCCCGATGACCGACCAGGACTCCTCCCTCGTCACGGTCATGGCCGCCGCCAACGGCCTTGTGCGCCGCCCCGCCGGCGCGGAAGGGCTCCGGACCGGGGCGGAGGTCGAGGTTC
Coding sequences within it:
- the moaC gene encoding cyclic pyranopterin monophosphate synthase MoaC; translation: MADPNAPAGTDLTHIDADGRARMVDVSDKAVTTREATARGRIVMRPETLALALSGGGTKGDVRAVAEIAGVMAAKRTSDLIPMCHPLMLTSVKVAVRPTDDGSGLEATATARTQGQTGVEMEALTAASVTLLTLYDMLKAVDREMTITDIALLAKSGGASGDWGRP
- the glp gene encoding gephyrin-like molybdotransferase Glp — its product is MSLPSVETARTIMLAGIVPLAAEAVPLAEADGGWLAEPVTARRDQPPFDASAMDGWAVRGADVGPGARLEIVGESAAGHDAGVTLHPGQAARIFTGAALPPGADRVVIQEEAERDGENVVLTAAPDTPAWVRPRGCDFQAGTVLLEAGTRLNPWRLALAASAGRATVVCRRRPVVALLSTGDELVAPGTPAGPHQIYDACAPALTAFVRRSGGTVVHLGPARDDEASILAAVDGGAFDLLVTVGGASVGDHDRVKPAIRSAGGRLSVEGVAVRPGKPVWFARLADGRPLLGLPGNPASALVCAELFLGPLIAALQGGLPNLEVDRAVLAGPLAANGPREHYMRAVIETGPDGVRRARPMTDQDSSLVTVMAAANGLVRRPAGAEGLRTGAEVEVLIPAR